From a single bacterium genomic region:
- a CDS encoding iron ABC transporter permease, translating to MATETVTSDISSHAPNWWKKWVTQETVSTTVVSLIVAAAVLLPLFALLVNSFLVLDDQGFDTVWGLRNYYEVFQGRVIRQAFFNTLIISTSCTILATFMGVSLAWINARTNCPWREKLEPYNLIPFFLSPFVGAIAWHNLGAPKVGLLNNLARSIFGIESHLINVDNIFGVIWVTGIFFTPLVYLFVVGSLRRMDPSLEDSARTTGAGLWRTTLTVTLPLVTPAILSGAIIVFVTSAGEFGVPFKLGAPYGYETMTTQIFSKAVGDDANHYLGAAMSMVIGLITALFIWIQQRIIAPRAYTTVTGKGFRPNVIDLGRWKWAALAYNLGYIVVAVVLPVLSLLVVSLHPVWQGKIISADLTLINYEKVLFFWSPLRIEAATNGIANSFFLAFLGASIAMVLAIIVSYMIHRTKGYGARLLDFLCVIPIGFPGIVLAMGVLVTYIKTPIYATIWILLLGYITRFFPYGQRNISSIMLAVSEELDQSSRMSGATWLTTLKRITIPLLKPGIFAGWVLLFVIFLRELSISIILYTSGTETLSVGVYYLSNFENEPLTAALSMVQTVVLFFCIYLFRKLAGREALTA from the coding sequence ATGGCCACCGAAACCGTGACCTCTGACATCTCGAGCCACGCACCCAACTGGTGGAAAAAGTGGGTTACCCAAGAGACCGTCTCCACCACGGTGGTCAGCCTCATCGTCGCCGCGGCCGTTCTCCTTCCTCTCTTCGCCCTCTTGGTGAACAGCTTTCTCGTTCTCGACGATCAGGGATTCGACACCGTATGGGGCCTGAGGAACTACTACGAGGTATTCCAGGGGCGCGTCATACGGCAGGCATTTTTCAACACCTTGATCATCAGCACCTCCTGCACGATCCTGGCCACCTTTATGGGCGTCTCCCTGGCCTGGATCAACGCCCGAACGAACTGCCCCTGGCGCGAGAAGCTCGAACCCTACAATCTGATTCCCTTTTTTCTGAGTCCTTTTGTCGGCGCCATCGCGTGGCACAATCTGGGCGCGCCGAAAGTGGGGCTTCTGAACAATCTGGCCCGCAGCATCTTCGGCATCGAGAGCCACCTCATCAACGTGGACAACATCTTCGGCGTCATCTGGGTGACGGGCATCTTCTTCACCCCGCTCGTCTACCTTTTCGTCGTGGGCTCCCTCCGGCGGATGGACCCCTCCCTCGAGGACAGCGCCCGCACGACCGGCGCGGGCCTCTGGCGGACAACGCTCACGGTAACCTTGCCGCTCGTCACACCGGCCATCTTGTCCGGCGCCATCATCGTCTTCGTGACGAGCGCCGGGGAATTCGGCGTTCCCTTCAAGCTGGGGGCTCCCTACGGCTACGAAACCATGACCACACAGATCTTCTCAAAAGCCGTGGGCGATGACGCGAATCACTACCTGGGCGCCGCCATGAGCATGGTCATCGGGCTCATCACCGCACTCTTCATTTGGATCCAGCAGCGGATCATCGCCCCGCGCGCGTACACCACGGTGACCGGCAAGGGCTTCCGCCCCAACGTCATCGATCTGGGGCGCTGGAAGTGGGCGGCCCTCGCCTACAACCTCGGCTATATCGTCGTGGCGGTCGTGCTTCCGGTTCTGAGTCTGCTCGTTGTGAGTCTCCACCCGGTATGGCAGGGGAAGATCATCTCCGCCGACTTGACGCTCATCAACTACGAAAAAGTGCTCTTCTTCTGGTCTCCCCTGCGGATTGAGGCCGCGACGAACGGCATCGCCAACAGCTTTTTCCTGGCCTTCCTGGGCGCATCGATCGCCATGGTGCTCGCGATCATCGTGAGCTACATGATTCACCGGACAAAGGGATACGGCGCGCGGCTGCTGGATTTTCTCTGCGTCATTCCGATCGGATTCCCCGGCATCGTCCTGGCCATGGGCGTGCTTGTCACCTACATCAAGACGCCCATCTACGCGACGATCTGGATCCTGCTCCTCGGCTACATCACCCGTTTTTTCCCCTACGGTCAGCGCAATATCTCCTCCATCATGCTGGCCGTCTCGGAGGAACTCGATCAGAGCTCCCGCATGTCCGGGGCGACCTGGCTCACCACACTGAAGCGGATCACCATTCCGCTACTGAAACCGGGAATTTTCGCCGGCTGGGTTCTCCTTTTCGTGATCTTCCTGCGGGAGCTCTCGATCTCCATCATCCTGTACACCAGCGGAACTGAAACCCTCTCGGTCGGCGTATACTACCTGTCGAACTTTGAGAACGAACCCCTGACAGCGGCTCTCTCGATGGTGCAGACCGTCGTTCTTTTCTTCTGCATTTATCTTTTCCGAAAACTCGCCGGGCGCGAGGCCCTGACAGCCTAG